The Rattus norvegicus strain BN/NHsdMcwi chromosome 2, GRCr8, whole genome shotgun sequence nucleotide sequence CTAAGTTTCAGAGTTTTGCCTCCATTCCTGGGTCAAATTTAGGGACCAGTGtgtgctaggcaggcactctaaaCAACTAAATGACATCGTTAGCCTGGAAGGCATCTTTGAATTTTGAATTATTCCCATTTTCTAGGTCTTTCCTCTCTCGTCTTTGGGTTTTATGTCCTCATAAAGAGCTATTGAGCGGAGTCCTGGGCTTTGGTTCCGAGCATCCACAGGCTGGCTCGAGAtagtctgtgactccagttccaggtggtcTGGTGTCCTCTTTTGTCTTCTGTGGGAACTAAAGATGCACATAAATACCTAGACatgcatgtagacaaaacatccatatgcagaaaatataataaaaaaatagaattagGTTTTGTTATTCAGAAAAATGATCCCTGTAGAGTGACAGGGTACTCTCTAAAACAGGGAGAGGCAAACTTCCTGCTAAGAGTCTTGTGTCAAAAAATCTTGACAGTAGTGATAGGCAAATTAAAAAAGTTTTTGTTAACATCCCACCAAAAATTGATTGTCGAActataatgaatgaatgagatcTGCTGGGGTGATTTAATTTATACAATGCTCAAATCATAtggtttatttttaagaatttaaaatttaccatcatcaccatcatcatcatcaccatcaccatcaccaccaccaccaccaccatcatcatgacgtaagtgtgtgagtgtgagtacacCCAGGGCTTGAACGCAAGTCCTCaagtttggtggcaagcacctttacccactaagccacctcaTTCActctaaagttttctttttaaggcaTAACCTTCTCCCTGTGTTTTGAAGGAGATAGTAATCTTTAATCCTCAAAGAAGGGACCAAATGAGAAGACACCGAGGACATATCTGGTGAACTGAAACCGTGTTTTATTGCCATCACCAAGCACCAAATCCACGAGGCATGGACATGCATTACTCAGTGTCTCTTGGAACAGAGATGTAGCAAGCCTACTTTCTCAAGTTCTGGAAGACAGGACTCAAACCAGGGACCAGACACAGCAGAGGACAGCTAAAGAAAAAAACTATTCCAGCATCATGGAAggctatatatatattatataaaaatattctgtGCTATCAACAAAGCTTTGAGATCATCTATTAACTCTTGGCAAACTGCTTCAAAAAGAAATTATTATAAATGCAAACcataaaaaaataagcaaaataacaacaaaacactaAATGCTTTCTTCAGCAATAAGGAACCGACGTGAGCAGGAAATATTCTTAACCCTGTGACAATGAGTTGATTACAGCAGATATCTCCAGTACAAAACCAGTGTCTCTTCTCAGAGAGAGTTCTGCTCCTGAAGGGGGCCCTGGTGTCTGTTCCATTCAAACACAGCATGGCACATCCTGGTGAAACCTTAGCAAGGCCAAGCGGAGAACCCTCTACAGAAAAAGGGTGTTGGCAGCACCATCCAAGGCACAGAAGTCTAGGAGCAGAGCGATTCCAGGGAGACAGCATTCCTCCTCGCTCTTCCCCTCCCCAGGGAGTTTTGTTTATTCCCATTTCTAAGCCTATAATCCAGGGACACACATTCCACTCCCACCCTTTTTTAAAACGGGGTTGACGGAAAACACTATGATGAAACAAAGGAAGTTCTTATAACACCAAAGCCCCTGAGTGGAGGAGTACCTAAGAGTCATCGACAGCCATCTTATGTCTGCTCTGTTTTTGCTCCTCCAGACAGAATCAGGCCAGTGGATGGACTGCCTCATCTATCCAACAGGATAACACTTCGCTGGATTTACATATACACGTCTAGCTATTCTGTTTGCAGaacaacataaaactaaattaCAACACTGTGTATTTTGTTCTGAGGACTGAGACCTCAGTGTGATTTTACTATGAAGAGATGTTCTTTAAATGCTTGGTCTGAAGAGGTTTTACATGATACTCATAGATTTTCAGAGCAGGCCCCAGTTTTAACTGAAGTCCCGTCAACACGTCATTTCTCGTCATCAAGAGCAGGGATTTTCCATCAATTTCCTagaagggaaacagagaggaaaGCCAGTCTGTGAGTAAGCCCAGGCATTCTTGTGGATGAAGATAAGGGAAGGCTGAAGGCAGAAGTCACACAATTTGTGCCTTGACTAAAACACTGCTGTGGTATTGAAATGCaattttctattgtatcttccaatttctctctttgttttgagaTTGAGCATAATCTCTAGCTGATATTGTTTTCAAGATACCATTACAAGTCTTAAGAAACTCAGGGGCAAGTTTAAAACAGTATTACCTACCTCAGAGGACAGAAGTTGCTTCTGAAAGGAATACAGACATGCTCCAaccataaaatacattaaaatttgcTAAAATTCCCTATATACTTTAAGTTTTAAAACCACTGTATTAATTGCAACAGACAGAGATAATCACTCTTAATTTACAGACAAAACAAGAATATAGCAAGAAGCCTACTGGCTCGAGACAAAATGAATTAGGGAAGAGGGATAAACTCTTGTCTACAGCCTTTGTATGCtgctgtctccctatctccccaCACCTCTTTCTCCTgtcagggagagaaaagaaggctTTAAGGATatgctaggccagcactctaccCCCAAACCCTTCTCCCAGCCCACCCCTACTTAACATACAAAGTTTGTTATCTAGATGGCCTAAGTGAGCCTGACTCAAAGGTTTCTGGAAATTTTGTTAATTGAAATATTTGGCAATGGTAAACATGGAGAGTCTTTCTTCTGGTTATACCGCATTCTGAAAACCACTCTCGCCATGCTAAGGCTCCCTACCATGCTTCCTCTGGACAGATGAAGGTTGTGAGCACTAGGACCCAGCCAGCTGCCAATCCCTCTCTGCTGATTCTCTCAGGCAGGTCCTTCTGGTATTGTGGGGACCACAAAGGAGGAGAGTAAAATGGGCTTCTCCTAAGGAGATGCAGGCTGCAAATAGAGAGGGCGCTCTGACTTTACCAAGTGGAAGCTCCAGGCGTCTGTGGCCCTGCCTTTGTTATTGCTTACGTGTGGACGTTTCGTGTCTCTTAAGGCAGAACAGGTCCTTAGGAGGCATGGGTCAGATGTGCTTGAGTTTCGGTCATAGTTTTGCCTGAGTACTCCTGGGCTGATCTGGGTTGAAGATACAAGAAGACCCTCAAGTGGCTACATAAACTGTGACTCCTGTTTACTCTGGCTCATAGGGAGGTCATTGGTCCAACTCTCATCGACCTCATCAGGCTGTGGAGAAAATGGGTTGGGTTCTAAGAGTGTGGAGAAATAGCACCAGGTGGAGGGCTGGAGGACCTCCTACTGTCTTCTAGGAGATGTGGGAACATGGGGTTTCTAGGGAGATTCCATGCACCCAGTTGCATGTGCTCCTTGAGCTGAATGACACTACCTTGTCATTGTCCCCTCCGGTGCTCTCCATACCTCAGGTGATGCGTCAGCCTCTGTcaccacaccagaagagggcactgccTCTTGTGGCCCTACAGTGTTTTTCATTTGggcaaatgtttatttttctttgtttttcagctACTAAAATGGCTGCTAATGTGTGAGAGACAGCCACTGCCCAGGGCAAAGCCACTGCTCCTTCAGGGCAGAGTTGAGCATTACATACAGACCCAGGGTCGGACTCTAAAGTTCGTACCTCACACTGCAGTCAGTGGTCACGATTGCCCATCAAAGAGACATGCGTGAGTTCCAGTCACCTGTCAAATGATTTGAGGTGAACTTACTTGAGAAGAGTTATTGTCCCTACAGAATACCAGGAGCAGAGCAGAAGCCACTATGTGAtggcagcagaaaccaagacaccGTGTTCCCACAATGTGACCACAGCATTCCAAAGTTTGGTGGCCTCAGCAGTCAGCTCAGCCTCCTCTCTGGATAAGGTGACCGTAACTGGGAACGCCTGAGACGCAGAGCTCTGCCTAAGACTCAACCCTCTATTTTTCAAACAGGCACCTCTGTTTTTAGACCCCGTTTTCATTTCTACCCAAGCAGACTTCCTTTACTAACTCAGTAAACTGCGGACAGAAGAAATCAGTGATGGCCAGGCATCCCTCTACGACTTGGCGTTTCTGCCCAGTGTGTCTGTGAAAATGCTGATGTCTGGGTTTTActtgagagaaaacagaaaaatcctgtcttatGTTCCAATTTGATGTCTTTCTGTTGTCCTGGAGACACACTGAAGCTCACAGAGGAGCGGGGGCAGAAGGATGCATCTGGAGATGTCACTGTGCTGAAATGCATTGGTATCAACTCCCACACTTTCCCCTTTGACCCATGCTCTCGAAGCTCAGACCCAGAATGCAGTACTAGGTGCATTGTGAGCTTCGGGTCAGGCAGGCTGCAATCTGAATCCTGTCACCACAACCTAGGGGGCAGACAAGCACAGGGAATGATGTAGCAGCAGGGCGTTCTGTTCGTTCTGAGCTATATACTTATCCATCTTCTAGTGCATCTGGCAGCGTGACGCCCTCATCTGTGTGTACTAAGCACATGTGCCCTTAATGTACCTAGCAATGTGTGAGCAACCTTGGACCCCAGCTGCACTAAGCTACAATACACCCCACTCCAAAGCAGGGATGTTTCTCCTCCCTTTTGCAAATGATAGGCACTGACAGAAAGCAGTGCGTTCTGAGCCCAGGTCTACTCTCTGCCTCCTTTCCACATCTTTGCGGAAATGAGGGATGTAGGTGTGTCCCCACTCGGGGTGAGAAAATTCACCAGATGAAAGTTTTCAAGAACTGCACAAAATAACCCACCTCATCAAAAATCGCATGCACAGGGAAAGCCCCTAGATTAAAAGAGCTAATAATTTGTTATTTAACTTCCATAATAGATTGTAATTGCAAATGAAGCCCAGTTTTCCCGCCAAGCAGCCAGGACCACACTGTGACTCTATCAGTAGCTTTCCTGAGGAGAAACTCACTCAGATGCCAGCCGCTCATTACTACGGATTGAAGGGGTGAAGTGAGACCAACTGACTCCGGCCCAGCCTAACAAACAACCCAAGATTCTGTAAATACATCCCAATTAAAGCCAGAGCAAAGAGATCATTAATTTGTAGGCTGGGATTTCTGTGTTAATAGACAAGCATTTGCTAGCTTCACTGTCCTCCTGGATAAGCAAACTCCACATTCCTGCTGGGCCAGAAAGTTAAAATTTTTGTCTACTTAGAGAGTTCCAGCAAGTACTGATTCAAGCAAGGGGTAGAGAAATACAGGGTGAACTCCTGATGGAGACAAGGAGGACCCAGATTTataaatcaagaagagggagtgGTCACTTAGACCGAGGACCTAATACTGCATCTCTTTAAGCCTCGTTTCCTCTAGATGGAGAAAGCAGCACCTGATTGCACCTCTGGCTGGATTCAGAGAACATCTATTGAGTAGCCAACACATGACAGCAGATAAACCCTTAACGAAGTacttctcactgtctctgtcagCATTAATCTATGTGGAAGACACTTGATCATGATATGAACCATGGGAAATGCGTGGGaagagagactaaaggaaagtACAGGAGCAGTCACCAAGAAGGGGACCACTGTGTGGGAAACGGCACGGGAAGAACACCGAGACTCTGCTTTTCACTGTGGTGTGGTGTCCGGCCCCACACCCTGGCTGAGGAAAGAAAGCTCAGTTCTGAGAGGACAGGCCGGAGGTCAGCTCTGCTCTTCATGGGCTCTCTGTGTTAGTACCTGACCCACGACAACACTCCATCATGGAGGGAGCTTCGGGCTAACCAACCCCCTACCCCCCTGTCTATACTATCCCTCCCAGATTCCAACTGTCTCCGACAGCCATCAAGACACACAAATCTCATTTGCAACTCCTGGTGAAGACGACAATGGCTGTTCCTTACCAACCACGTGAGGGATTCCAACGAAATAGCCGTTCGTTCTCTATTTTCTTTGGTCCTTGAATGTTCTCTACAACTCTCTTTGTGACAACTCTCTTACCATTCATTATCTGGCTACAAGTGGTGACCAGTCTGAACTTTCCCATTCCATGGCTTATATACGGCACAAAGGCTTCAGAGTCATCGGGACTCGATTTGGATTCTTGGGACACAAAAGTAGAAAACCCTGTGTCTATAATGGGGGTGACTGTAAAGAAGTTGGAAGAACCTCTTCTGGAATGCGTCATGGGACCAGTGAATAAATAATCTCCTGAAAAAAGGTCTTCATCTTCGATGACCGTCTGGAAGGTGCGGCGTGGCCTCCGAGAGCATATTTCTTCTTCCCAATTGGTTTCGTCTCTGCCGTCACCTCTGATGAGCTCCTCTTTGGTCCGGCTCCATCGGGACCTGTCATAGTCCTttcgcttcttggcatcagataAAATTTGATAGGCTTCTGCGACTTGCTTGAATTTCTCCTCGGCTGCTTCCCTGTCTCCGGGGTTCTTATCTGGGTGTACCTGCAGAGCCAGCTGGTGGAAAGCCTTCTTGATATCAGAGGACGACGCGTCCTGTGGCACCCCGAGTACTTTGTAATAGTTCACCATGTTTCTTCAAATAGCCTGGCCCCACCAAGATGCAGGGTTGAGATTTTGAAGAATTTCCATATAACTTCAGAACGGAAGGTGTTCAACTACTCAGGTTCACAGGTTTGAATTTCCTCACATGGTTCTTGGGGTGAAGCCTCTTCTGGTGGACAAACTGCTCTTCAGTGCGTTGGCCTTTTACATGCTACCACACCCCTGTCCTGCCTTTGTTGGTGGGGAAATGACTATGAGGTCATCACTTCAGCAACTCAAACTCTCAGATGCTGTGCCTaccttgtttccatggtgatgcgGAATCTGAGGAGGGCACTCCAAAAACTGGAAAGACCTTATCTGATTCAAAGACACACGCACAAGAAGCAAGCACTCGGTGTCTTGTGAACAGAGAGAAGCCACTTGTGTAGCTAAAAGGtattttgctttgcttgtttttaacAGCCACAAGCCAGCAGACTCAACATCTACTTTGGGTCACTGTGGGAGCAAATGCTTTCCGTGCCCTCTTCCGTGTCACTGGGGTTTGCCTCTGTGgtctttaaaatgattttattttactgttttatgtgtatgtgttttgcctgtacatatgtctgtgtactgcTTATGTGCAGTGCTATGATCTGTTTGCATGCAGGGTCTGCAGAGGCTacaaggagaaagggtttattctggccTCCTGTTCAAGGTGCCTGCATGGTGGCTGAATCAAGGCAGCAGAACTTGAAGCAGATGATCACATGGGATCCATGGTGAGGAAGAAGACAGCACTGACTACATGCTATGGCTTGGCTCCATGGCTCTGTGTATGGACAGCCCAACTTCAAATGTGTGCGTGGCTTTTCCCATGTCAGTCAATACAAGCAAGAATACTCCCCCCACAGGCAGTCATGCTGCAGGtttgtctcccaggtgattctagacccTGACACATTGAGCACTAGATGTCTCATTGCCCATTCCATAGGACACACAACTTCACATTCCCCATACTGCATGGTTTAGTATAGCCTTCCACTGACTTATAGCATGGAGACAGGAAGGTGGAggtgagggggaggagagaggggaagggtggaggtgagaggggaggggaggggtgtagaggagaggggaggggtggaCACTGGTCTATGGTTTGTGACAGTGGTCTGCTTATGTTTAGAACCCATTACTGACACGCCATCAGCTCGATAAGCCTGATCACTGCAGCACCAAGACCCaacttcctgtcttctctccctcttacaaACCCACCTTTCATTCCAACACCATGTTCTGCCACATTCCAAGACCCCTTTACATCCTTCTATGTGAAGTCCACGGTTGACAGGGCAGCCATTCTCCCACTAATCCTTCAATGCATC carries:
- the Samd13 gene encoding sterile alpha motif domain-containing protein 13, which translates into the protein MVNYYKVLGVPQDASSSDIKKAFHQLALQVHPDKNPGDREAAEEKFKQVAEAYQILSDAKKRKDYDRSRWSRTKEELIRGDGRDETNWEEEICSRRPRRTFQTVIEDEDLFSGDYLFTGPMTHSRRGSSNFFTVTPIIDTGFSTFVSQESKSSPDDSEAFVPYISHGMGKFRLVTTCSQIMNGKRVVTKRVVENIQGPKKIENERLFRWNPSRGWKLMENPCS